A part of Arachis hypogaea cultivar Tifrunner chromosome 12, arahy.Tifrunner.gnm2.J5K5, whole genome shotgun sequence genomic DNA contains:
- the LOC112728247 gene encoding probable magnesium transporter NIPA3 isoform X3, whose amino-acid sequence MITMIVGEIANFVAYAFAPTVLVTPLGALSIIVSAVLAQIILKEKLHSIGVLGCIMCIAGSIIIVIHAPKEQPIKSDLEIWSMATQLAGEHDFFPG is encoded by the exons ATGATTACGA TGATTGTTGGAGAGATTGCAAATTTTGTTGCCTATGCATTTGCCCCAACAGTTCTAGTTACCCCTCTTGGCGCATTGAGCATTATCGTGAG TGCTGTTTTGGCTCAGATTATCCTGAAAGAGAAGCTACACTCGATTGGGGTTTTGGGATGTATAATGTGCATTGCCGGTTCCATCATTATCGTGATTCATGCTCCTAAGGAGCAACCTATCAAATCTGATCTGGAAATATGGAGTATGGCAACTCAACTAG CTGGAGAACATGATTTTTTTCCTGGCTGA
- the LOC112728247 gene encoding probable magnesium transporter NIPA5 isoform X1, whose product MITMIVGEIANFVAYAFAPTVLVTPLGALSIIVSAVLAQIILKEKLHSIGVLGCIMCIAGSIIIVIHAPKEQPIKSDLEIWSMATQLDLVPWFLYFDIFKHKMQLENMIFFLAELGLMHCQIVLHCPSLIAAAIALAALYALNQNPFCR is encoded by the exons ATGATTACGA TGATTGTTGGAGAGATTGCAAATTTTGTTGCCTATGCATTTGCCCCAACAGTTCTAGTTACCCCTCTTGGCGCATTGAGCATTATCGTGAG TGCTGTTTTGGCTCAGATTATCCTGAAAGAGAAGCTACACTCGATTGGGGTTTTGGGATGTATAATGTGCATTGCCGGTTCCATCATTATCGTGATTCATGCTCCTAAGGAGCAACCTATCAAATCTGATCTGGAAATATGGAGTATGGCAACTCAACTAG ATTTGGTTCCATGGTTTCTTTACTTTGATATATTTAAACACAAAATGCAGCTGGAGAACATGATTTTTTTCCTGGCTGAACTTGGTCTTATGCACTGTCAAATTGTTCTGCACTGCCCCTCATTGATAGCTGCAGCAATTGCGCTTGCCGCACTTTATGCACTCAATCAGAATCCATTCTGCAGGTAA
- the LOC112728247 gene encoding probable magnesium transporter NIPA3 isoform X2 encodes MITMIVGEIANFVAYAFAPTVLVTPLGALSIIVSAVLAQIILKEKLHSIGVLGCIMCIAGSIIIVIHAPKEQPIKSDLEIWSMATQLVQIWFHGFFTLIYLNTKCSWRT; translated from the exons ATGATTACGA TGATTGTTGGAGAGATTGCAAATTTTGTTGCCTATGCATTTGCCCCAACAGTTCTAGTTACCCCTCTTGGCGCATTGAGCATTATCGTGAG TGCTGTTTTGGCTCAGATTATCCTGAAAGAGAAGCTACACTCGATTGGGGTTTTGGGATGTATAATGTGCATTGCCGGTTCCATCATTATCGTGATTCATGCTCCTAAGGAGCAACCTATCAAATCTGATCTGGAAATATGGAGTATGGCAACTCAACTAG TGCAGATTTGGTTCCATGGTTTCTTTACTTTGATATATTTAAACACAAAATGCAGCTGGAGAACATGA